In Nocardioides sp. W7, the genomic stretch ACCGGCAGCCCCTCGTAGGTGTCGTTGAAGTAGCGGTTGTCGAAGGTGTAGCGCACCGGCAGCCGGGTGATGATGTCGGCGCTCAGCTCCGTCGGGTCGGTCTGCCACTGCTTGGCGGTGTAGCCCTTCACGAACGCCTCGTAGAGCGGTCGCCCGATCAGGCTGATCGCCTTCTCCTCGAGGTTCGTCGCGTCCTCGGTGGCGATCTCGCTGGCCTGCTCCGCGATCAGCGTGCGAGCCTCGGCGGGGGTGTGCGACTTCCCGAAGAACTGGTTGATCAGCCCGAGGTTCATCGGGAAGGAGTAGACCTGGCCCTGGTAGCGGGCGAAGACCCGGTGCTGGTACCCGGTGAAGTCGGTGAACCCGTTGACGTAGTCCCAGACCTTCTTGTTGGAGGTGTGGAACAGGTGGGTGCCGTACTTGTGCACCTCGATCCCGGTCTCCGGGTCGATCTCGCTGTACGCGTTGCCGCCGAGGTGGTGGCGGCGCTCCAGGACCAGGACCTTCAGCCCCAGCTGGGTCGCGCAGCGCTCGGCGACGGTCAGGCCGAAGAAGCCGGAGCCGACGACGACCAGGTCAGGGAGATCAGCGGTGGACACGATCCGTCAGTCTACGGAGGATGGCGGAAGCCCCCGCATTCCACGCGCCGAGCGAATGGCGTGGATCACGTTGCGTGCCTCACCCCGC encodes the following:
- the glf gene encoding UDP-galactopyranose mutase, with amino-acid sequence MSTADLPDLVVVGSGFFGLTVAERCATQLGLKVLVLERRHHLGGNAYSEIDPETGIEVHKYGTHLFHTSNKKVWDYVNGFTDFTGYQHRVFARYQGQVYSFPMNLGLINQFFGKSHTPAEARTLIAEQASEIATEDATNLEEKAISLIGRPLYEAFVKGYTAKQWQTDPTELSADIITRLPVRYTFDNRYFNDTYEGLPVDGYTAWLERMAEHPNIEVRLETDFLDASNGVAEQLKGNVPIVYTGPVDEYFHNCEGRLSWRTIDLAAETLDVDDFQGTGVVNANDADLPYTRTLEFKHLHPERTYLPGKTIVVHEYSRFAEEGDEPYYPVNTAEDRAKLLKYRELAKREPMVLFGGRLGTYQYLDMHMAIGSALSMFENKLRPHFAEGAPLTSGGVDE